AAGTACTGAAACTTTACGCCGAAAGCTATACCAATCAGGAAATCGCCGATAAACTATTTGTCAGTATCCGCACCGTTGAGTCGCACAAGAACAACATTATGCGCAAGATCAACCTCAAAACCACGGTAGATATGGTAAAATTCGCCATCCGCAACAACCTGATTGAAATCTGACAATCCCGGGTATAAGATCCATGCTTCTGTCTCATTCAATTTGACAACCGGGCGGTGTGACCTTCAGTGCGCCTTATTACCGGCAGAACCCGGCTAAACGCTGCCTTCCGTAAATCACCCACCATCTTTGCGTAAAACACTGAATTTCGGCATAATCTCCGAGAAATCAGCCCGGATACTTGCTTTCATTCAATTTACTTTCTTTAATATTGACCCGTTAATTCACTTCAACTTTTCAAAAAACCTATTTACTATGGCTAATGTATTCGATCAGATGGTCAATGATTTTATGGCTAAAGTCATTGCCAAAAACCCCGGCGAAGTAGAATTTCACCAGGCAGTGCATGAAGTAGCGGAGTCACTAATCCCTTACATTGAGGAAAATCCCAAGTACAAAGTTGCCAAAATCCTCGAAAGGATTGCAGAACCCGAAAGGGTCATTATTTTCAGGGTTCCCTGGCTCGATGACAAAGGCGAGGTTCAGGTAAACCGTGGCTTCCGGATCGAGATGAACAGTGCCATCGGCCCCTACAAGGGAGGTTTGCGTTTCCATCCCACGGTAAATCTGGGTATTTTGAAATTTCTTGCTTTCGAGCAGGTGTTTAAAAACAGCCTTACCACGCTCCCCATGGGCGGTGGCAAAGGCGGAAGTGATTTTGATCCGAAAGGAAAATCAGACAACGAGGTCATGAAGTTTACCCAGAGTTTTATGAGTGAACTGTTCCGCCACATTGGCCCTGACACCGATGTACCCGCCGGCGATATCGGCGTGGGAGGACGCGAAATCGGATTCCTCTTCGGCCAGTACAAGCGGTTGCGCAACGAATTTACCGGTGTGCTTACCGGCAAGGGCCGCGAATGGGGCGGCAGCCTGATCAGGCCCGAAGCCACGGGGTACGGCTGTACCTATTTTGCCGAAGAGATGCTTAAAACCAGAAATGACAGCCTGAAAGGGAAAACAGTGCTCGTTTCCGGATCGGGAAATGTCGCGCAATTCGCAGTACAGAAAGTGACCCAGCTGGGTGGAAAAGTAGTAACCCTCTCCGATTCTTCCGGTTTCATCCATGATCCCAAAGGTATTGATGCCGAAAAGCTTGCTTACCTGATGAACCTGAAAAACGTAAAACGGGGCCGCATCAAGGAATATGCCGATAAATTCGGTTGCGAATATTATGAAGGCAAACGGCCCTGGAGTATCAAGTGTGATGTTGCCCTGCCCTGCGCCACTCAGAATGAAGTGAACGCAGAGGACGCCATGGCATTGGTTGCCAACGGTTGCTTTGTTGTTTCGGAAGGGGCCAATATGCCTTCGACTCCGGAAGCAGTGGAAGTATTTCTGAAGAATAAGATTCTCTATGGCCCCGGCAAAGCCGCGAATGCCGGCGGGGTTGCAGTTTCAGGCCTCGAAATGACCCAGAACTCCATGCGGCTCTCCTGGTCGCGCGAAGAGGTGGACGCCAAACTGCACCAGATTATGTGCGATATTCATGAAACCTGTGTAAAATTCGGAAAAGATGCTGACGGTTATATCAACTATGTGAACGGCGCCAATATCGGCGGGTTCGTAAAAGTTGCCGATGCCATGCTTGCCCAGGGACTCGTTTAAACCTCAGCTTTTTGTAACAGTGCGGAGGCTCCGGCTCAGGCCGGAGCTTCTTTTTTTTCAGCATGTTCAGTAGTTATGCCCTTTTCCGCTTAGTTTCAGTGTTTGCATATAATCCCCGGCATATTGCCTTAAATCAGGGAAAAACAGGTTAAAACGCTCCCTGTAAAATTCATAGTGTTGTTGAAGTTCACCTGCCGCATGCTCCAGGTTCGAACTGAAAACCGTGCGTCTGGCCATGCCGTTCAGTGCATGGTTCAGTCCTTCGATATCGCGGTAATGCAGCAACCAGTTGTGCTGCATCATAAACGGAAGCATATAGCGCGTCCTCGCCGGCAGAATTACAAAAGAACCCATCAGCACCCTGTACATCCGGCCGGTAAACGCCTCCAGGGGTTCCGCCGACCAGGCAGGCCATCCGGAAGCCAGAAAATGGTCAAAGAACATATCCAGTGCGACGCCGGCATACTTCCTGAAACCCGGCCGGAGGTACTCCACTGTTTCCTTCACAACACCGTGTGTATCGGTATAGGCATCAATCGCCCGGTGCAGCCTGATCCCGTCCTGAATGCCGGTCCGGTAGCGGTCCATCTTCCTGCCTTTCACATGATCGGCGATAAAATTGCCGATGATGATGTCAGGGTCATCGCCCGAAAGATACAGGTGTGCCAGGAAGTTCATGTGATCAGATTTCAGGATTCAAAATTAGCCGATTTGTCCGTACATTTTGCATCTGCACTATATTGCACTGATATTGTGCACTTTATGCCAAATATGTATTCATTAACAATAGTCCGTTAAATTTAAGAATCACGCAAGGACGCAAAGACCCCGCAAAAGTGGCGGGGCAGGCAGCAACGACTTGATTATGAATAACTTGTTATCATTAAACGAGTTTTATAATCCACTGTAAGTCAATTCATTAAAAGTTCTTTACGGACTACTGCATTAAATGAAGTGCTGATTATTAGCCATCCCGATCGCCATCGGGACACCAAAACCCGGAATAGCACAAAAATATTTAATAAGAAGATATTCATCCCCAATATTGTCCGGTTGAATTATGAGATTACCTTCTGTGAGCACACTGCCCCTGGCGGATCGGTTCTTCGCTAACGCTCAGAATGAATTTGACTTACACGGGTTTGAGGGGAAGGGAGCTTTGTGGCAAATTCTTTCTTCATTTTATCCGGACAATGGTGATTTAAAATATAGCTGCATCCGCAATCAGCATCCGGTTTTTTCAGGTTCTCATGAAAAGAGAAAAAAAATTGTGTATTTCTGTGTTTTTGAGATTTTGTGGCAGATATCTTAAATCAAATGGCAAAGTTAATGTCAGCATATCAAAAAGGAATTGCCATGTCAAGCGCCATTTGCCGTTGACGGAAGCAGTTTTCATGATCAGTTTAATCAGAATCCGGCCAATAATGTCATCTCCCCTGACGGATAGCCGGAAAGGGTGATCAGATACTGAAAATACCTGATCATTCTTATTATTTAAAACAATTCCAGATAATTTTAGCTGAACTGCATGTAATCAAATTTTTATAGTTTTGCCCCGTAGAGATTCCTCTGATTCTTTCAGTTGAAAAAAATCAAAACCTTAAATATATTATGCAGAAGTTATTATTACTGGGAGACGAGGCCATAGCACAAGGCGCCATCGATGCCGGCCTGTCAGGGATTTATGCCTATCCGGGAACCCCTTCCACGGAGATCACCGAGTATGTGATGCACTCGAAGGAAGCAAAATCAGGCAAAGTGGTTGCTTCGTGGGGCGCCAATGAAAAAACCGCCATGGAAGCGGCCCTGGGCATGTCGTACGCCGGGAAACGCGCCATGGTATGCATGAAGCACGTGGGACTGAATGTTGCAGCCGATGCGTTTGTAAATTCAGCAATCACGGGCGCCAACGGCGGATTGGTTGTTGTTGCGGCCGACGACCCCTCCATGCATTCATCACAGAATGAGCAGGACTCAAGGTTTTACGGCAAGTTTGCATTGATTCCCATCCTGGAACCCGGCAATCAGCAGGAAGCCTACGATATGGTTCATTATGGCTTTGACCTGAGTGAAAAATACGGCATCCCGGTTATGCTGCGCATCACCACGAGGCTGGCTCATTCCCGCTCAGGGGTTGCATTAAAGGAAAGCAGGGTACAAAATGAAATACGGCTCCCTGAAAACCTCAGACAGTTTATTCTTTTGCCGGCCAATGCCCGCCGTCAGTATAAACACCTGCTCACCAACCAGGCTGCATTTATTTCAGCTTCCGGAGCATCTCCTTTCAACAAACTGACAGACCACAAGGACAAAAGCATTGGCATCATCGCCTGCGGCCTTGCCTATAACTATCTGGTTGAAAATTTCCCGGGGCACGAGGTCCCGCATCCTGTGCTGCGCATCGGCCAGTATCCGCTACCTGAAAAGATGGTCAGGGATTTATATGACAGCTGCGACAGCCTGCTGGTGCTCGAAGACGGTTATCCGCTGGTTGAAGAACTGATCCGTGGTTTTCTGAACAACGGCAAGCCGGTAAGGGGTCGCCTTGACGGTACCGTGCCACGCGACGGGGAACTCAACCCCAATATTGTGGCCCGTGCGCTGGGCCTTGCCGATACCAGGGGAAGGGATATCCCGGCCATCGTAAGCAGCCGGCCGCCGTCACTCTGCAAGGGATGCCCGCACATATACAGCTACAATGCCCTCAACGAAGCCCTCGCCAGCCTGAGCAAAGGCAGGGTATTCTCTGATATAGGCTGTTATACCCTCGGCGCCCTCGAACCTTTTGATGCCATCAATTCCTGTGTGGATATGGGCGCTTCCATTACCATGGCCAAGGGTGCCGCTGACGCCGGCCTCGTTCCCGCCGTGGCTGTTATCGGGGATTCCACCTTTACCCATTCGGGTATGACCGGACTGCTCGACGCGGTGATCAGCAAATCGCCCATCACCGTGATGATCCTCGACAACGCTACTACAGCTATGACAGGTGGTCAAAACTCAGCCGCCGTAGGAAAGATTGAAGACATCTGCCTGGCCATCGGTGTGGAGAAAGAGCATATCAGGATCCTAAACCCTTTACAAAAACACCATGAGGAAAACCTCAGGATTATGATGGAAGAGATCGCCTATCCGGGCGTTTCGGTCGTAATCCCCCGCAGGGAATGTATTCAGACGGCTGCCAGAAGGCTGAGGGAAGAAAAGAAAAAACAGGAAACAAGCAAAGCAGAGGCATAACCATGAAAAAAGACATTATACTCGCCGGCGTCGGCGGACAGGGAATTTTATCGATCGCTGCCACTATCGGAACAGCAGCGCTCAGCACGGGATTGTTTCTCAAACAGGCGGAGGTACATGGGATGAGTCAGCGCGGCGGCGACGTGCAGTCGAACCTCCGGATCTCGGACAGGGAAATCGCTTCCGATCTGATCCCACAGGGCAAAGCCGATATGATTATTTCCGTGGAGCCCATGGAATCGCTGCGTTATCTGCCCATGCTTTCGCACGAAGGCTGGCTGGTAACCAATACCAAACCCTACATCAATATCCGGAATTACCCGGAAATGGAAAAACTGATGGCCGAAATTGAAGCCCAACCCCGCCATATCGCGCTGGATGCCGATGAAATCGCCAGACAGATGGGATCCCCCAAATCGGCCAATATGGTTATACTCGGGGCAGCCTCCCCATTCCTGGATATTGAATACACATCTTTACAGGATGCGATACGGTCGATCTTCCGTAAGAAAGGCGATGATGTGATACAGGTCAACCTCGATGCCCTGGAAGCAGGACGCAGGTTCACCTCAGAAAAGCTTAACAACAGGGCCTGAAACACGATCAGCAGGATTAGGGAAGTTGCTCCTGGCAGGCAGAACCACCTGAAATCCTCAAATATCATTTAGTGCGCCCGCCTCCCATTAACCTGAAAACCAACATTCCTGAAGCGGGCACCTTCGGGAAGCATGCCCCAAATGATGAAAATTCCAAATAAATTTTGGTTTTTCATTGTTTTTCGTGTTGAATAATTATTAGTTTTGCAATTGAAAGAAGAAAATTTTGTTTCACCTTAAAAAATAATGCTTATGAAAAAACTGCTACTTATTGCGACTGCTGTTTGCATCAGTGCCGGTCTGTTTGCCCAGAAAAGCCCGGTAAAAGTTAAATCAGACGTTCCGTCTGTTTCTTATCAGGTTAAAAACATTGATGAAGAAAGCATCGTAAAAACTCCTTCAATGGTGACTGCAATTACCAGACCTGCTGTTAAGGGTACTGCCGACATCTCCATTGTTGATCTCGGAGGTTCAGCCAATGCTTTTGGCCTTTACAACGGTGGCCGTACCGCGCTTTGGGCTGACCCCATAACCAACTCAGTAGCTTTCTTCCACCGTATGCTGATTCCCCCCGGATCGGGTTATGTTGCCTATGATATTTCAAAGGACGGCGGCAACACCTGGAGCAACAACAACCAGATTTACAATCCGACCATTGCTCCCGGCGCCAATGCCCGTTATCCCCAGGGTGTAATTTACAACCCCGCAGGAAACACGAACCCTGATGAAGCTTATGTATCCGGCTTCTTCCCGCTTCTTGACGGAAGTAACGGTACTGCCGGCAGCTGGGGCGGTTACGGCGGAACAACCACTAAAATTGACGGTTCAGTCACTTCACAGGTCAGCTGGCCTTCAGCACCTCCGATCAGACATAATGTTCCGGATGCAATGACCATTAACCCGGTTACCAATGAAATTTTTGTAGTTGAGCCTTCTCTCATCGGCGGACTTGGAAATCAGTATATTGACACACTCCTCATTACCAAGGGTGTTTTCAACGCTGAAACAAGTGCTTTTGAATACGAGCAGTCATTGTTTTATGCTCCGGTTAATGCTTACGGAACAGCTATAGCTGACACAAGGGTTGCTTTTGCACCCGACGGAATGACCGGATATATCCTGACCCTCAGCGACAACGGACAGGATCCGTTTGCCACCGGCCTTGCTTATTATCCTATTCTTTACAAAACTATGGATGGTGGAATGACCTGGGATGAAAATCCCATTACTGTTCCCCTGGGTGGACCTGACGGCATCCCCGGCATCGTAAACGACCTGCTTACCGACGACCAGATTGCAGAACTTTTTGAAGAGCCTCTTCCTGCACGTGATGAAATCGCCTACACAACCGCTTTCACCAGCGACCTCGTAGTTGATATGTATGGCAATCCGTCAATTTCTGTAGTTGTTGGTGTTGCTGCTTCTACAGCTTATTCAATTGTTTCGGCTGCCGGATTCTTCGCTTCGTACAACATCTTCTCACAGGATGGCGGCGAAACATGGCTTGCCCAGAAACTTGGAACCAACCTGCTTACCTTCCGTGGTGAATGGGGCGATGTTTCTGAGGACAACCGCTCACAGGCTACCGTTACCTATGATGGCAGCAAGGTGTTCTTCTCATGGTTGGATACCGACTTCGAAGGTCAGGTAGACAACCTTCAGCCGGATATCTTCTGTGTTGGCTGGGATCCCCAGGAAAACACCTATACCGAAGTTGTAAATGTAACCTTCCTCAGCGACGCATGGCTGCAGGCCTATATGGGAACCGCTTCCTACTACGCATTTGTTGATGGCGAAAATTACATCATTCCTTTTGCTTATCAGGATATGGATCCGACCGATCCCGGACTTCCCGTACAGTACAAGTACATCAAGGACTTTATGTTCAACGAAGCTGATTTCGTCAACATCGGCGTAAACAAAGTTGAAAACACCGTTGCCGGCGTTTCACAGAACTTCCCGAATCCTTTCAGCGGCGTTTCACAGGTTGAAGTTAACCTTGCGAAATCAGCCAATGTCAGCCTCGAAGTTTACAACATCGTTGGACAGAAGGTTTATGAAATTCCCGCCCGTAACCTCGGCGAAGGAAGCCATATTTTCGAAATCAATGCTGCCAGCCTGAAGTCAGGTATCTATACCTACTCAGTAATTGCCAACGGCGAGCGCACCACCCGCAAAATGATGGTTAAGTAAGCTTACCATATAATCCTTTAAAAGGCTGCACCCCGGTGCAGCCTTTTTTTATACCCATGTTGGCGCTGACGTCCATGTCCATGCATTCAAAACCAAGCATGGGGAATGATATCTCAGATTTTGATGTTGATGTTGCAGTTGCTTGCGTCTTTTTCACACCTGACAGGTTAAAAAAAAACCTGTCAGGTGAATCGTGCCCGTTGGCGCGGAAGTCCTCGTCCGTGCATTCAAACCCGCCCAAGGGAAGTGATATCTCAGATTTTGATGTTGATGTTGCAGTTACTTGCGTCTTTTTCACACCTGACAGGTTAAAAAAAAACCTGTCAGGTGGATCGAGCCCGTTGGCGCGGAAGTCCTCGTCCGTGCATTCAAACCCGCCCAAGGGAAGTGATATCTCAGATTTTGATGTTGATGTTGCAGTTACTTGGGTCTTTTTCACACCTGACAGGTTAAAAAAAAACCTGTCAGGTGAATCGTGCCCGTTGGCGCGGAAGTCCACGTCCGTGCATTCAAAACCACGCATGCGGAATGATATCTCAGATTTTGATGTTGATGTTGCAGTTACTTGGGTCTTTTTCACACCTGACAGGTTAAAAAAAACCTGTCAGGTGGATC
This sequence is a window from Lentimicrobium saccharophilum. Protein-coding genes within it:
- the gdhA gene encoding NADP-specific glutamate dehydrogenase, with protein sequence MANVFDQMVNDFMAKVIAKNPGEVEFHQAVHEVAESLIPYIEENPKYKVAKILERIAEPERVIIFRVPWLDDKGEVQVNRGFRIEMNSAIGPYKGGLRFHPTVNLGILKFLAFEQVFKNSLTTLPMGGGKGGSDFDPKGKSDNEVMKFTQSFMSELFRHIGPDTDVPAGDIGVGGREIGFLFGQYKRLRNEFTGVLTGKGREWGGSLIRPEATGYGCTYFAEEMLKTRNDSLKGKTVLVSGSGNVAQFAVQKVTQLGGKVVTLSDSSGFIHDPKGIDAEKLAYLMNLKNVKRGRIKEYADKFGCEYYEGKRPWSIKCDVALPCATQNEVNAEDAMALVANGCFVVSEGANMPSTPEAVEVFLKNKILYGPGKAANAGGVAVSGLEMTQNSMRLSWSREEVDAKLHQIMCDIHETCVKFGKDADGYINYVNGANIGGFVKVADAMLAQGLV
- a CDS encoding acyl carrier protein phosphodiesterase, coding for MNFLAHLYLSGDDPDIIIGNFIADHVKGRKMDRYRTGIQDGIRLHRAIDAYTDTHGVVKETVEYLRPGFRKYAGVALDMFFDHFLASGWPAWSAEPLEAFTGRMYRVLMGSFVILPARTRYMLPFMMQHNWLLHYRDIEGLNHALNGMARRTVFSSNLEHAAGELQQHYEFYRERFNLFFPDLRQYAGDYMQTLKLSGKGHNY
- a CDS encoding thiamine pyrophosphate-dependent enzyme, coding for MQKLLLLGDEAIAQGAIDAGLSGIYAYPGTPSTEITEYVMHSKEAKSGKVVASWGANEKTAMEAALGMSYAGKRAMVCMKHVGLNVAADAFVNSAITGANGGLVVVAADDPSMHSSQNEQDSRFYGKFALIPILEPGNQQEAYDMVHYGFDLSEKYGIPVMLRITTRLAHSRSGVALKESRVQNEIRLPENLRQFILLPANARRQYKHLLTNQAAFISASGASPFNKLTDHKDKSIGIIACGLAYNYLVENFPGHEVPHPVLRIGQYPLPEKMVRDLYDSCDSLLVLEDGYPLVEELIRGFLNNGKPVRGRLDGTVPRDGELNPNIVARALGLADTRGRDIPAIVSSRPPSLCKGCPHIYSYNALNEALASLSKGRVFSDIGCYTLGALEPFDAINSCVDMGASITMAKGAADAGLVPAVAVIGDSTFTHSGMTGLLDAVISKSPITVMILDNATTAMTGGQNSAAVGKIEDICLAIGVEKEHIRILNPLQKHHEENLRIMMEEIAYPGVSVVIPRRECIQTAARRLREEKKKQETSKAEA
- a CDS encoding indolepyruvate oxidoreductase subunit beta, with protein sequence MKKDIILAGVGGQGILSIAATIGTAALSTGLFLKQAEVHGMSQRGGDVQSNLRISDREIASDLIPQGKADMIISVEPMESLRYLPMLSHEGWLVTNTKPYINIRNYPEMEKLMAEIEAQPRHIALDADEIARQMGSPKSANMVILGAASPFLDIEYTSLQDAIRSIFRKKGDDVIQVNLDALEAGRRFTSEKLNNRA
- a CDS encoding T9SS type A sorting domain-containing protein, producing the protein MKKLLLIATAVCISAGLFAQKSPVKVKSDVPSVSYQVKNIDEESIVKTPSMVTAITRPAVKGTADISIVDLGGSANAFGLYNGGRTALWADPITNSVAFFHRMLIPPGSGYVAYDISKDGGNTWSNNNQIYNPTIAPGANARYPQGVIYNPAGNTNPDEAYVSGFFPLLDGSNGTAGSWGGYGGTTTKIDGSVTSQVSWPSAPPIRHNVPDAMTINPVTNEIFVVEPSLIGGLGNQYIDTLLITKGVFNAETSAFEYEQSLFYAPVNAYGTAIADTRVAFAPDGMTGYILTLSDNGQDPFATGLAYYPILYKTMDGGMTWDENPITVPLGGPDGIPGIVNDLLTDDQIAELFEEPLPARDEIAYTTAFTSDLVVDMYGNPSISVVVGVAASTAYSIVSAAGFFASYNIFSQDGGETWLAQKLGTNLLTFRGEWGDVSEDNRSQATVTYDGSKVFFSWLDTDFEGQVDNLQPDIFCVGWDPQENTYTEVVNVTFLSDAWLQAYMGTASYYAFVDGENYIIPFAYQDMDPTDPGLPVQYKYIKDFMFNEADFVNIGVNKVENTVAGVSQNFPNPFSGVSQVEVNLAKSANVSLEVYNIVGQKVYEIPARNLGEGSHIFEINAASLKSGIYTYSVIANGERTTRKMMVK